The Vibrio sp. B1FLJ16 DNA segment CATTACTGAAATTGAAGTACATAATGCACCGATAGCCACTGCTAATGGTTTTGGTGCGAACAGAGTCGTCTTAGACATAGTAAAACCTGTTATTATTATTGAAATTCATAATGATAATGGTTCGCATTAAATAGATTTTACTTATCTAAGACAAGTGCTCTTGTATCCAGTCAGTAAATTACCGTTATGCAGGAAATGAATAATCGAAATTTCAATCATTCACTTTCTTCAAAGCCGTAGATTTCTTTAAATAAAGACTTAACCCAGTTACACATCGGATCGTTGTGATAACGTTTATGCCAGTACAGATAGACAGACTCACTGCTAAGCCGAATCTCTTTGGGGACCTTTTTGGTCACCAGTTTTCGTCCGTGGCATGCCCCTTCGGCAAATGGTGTAGGCAGGTGAAAAATGACATCCGTTTGCTCAGCAATAGGTGGCGCAGCATTAAAAGTGGAAAGCTGCAACGGAATCGACAACGGGCGATTTCTATCCACGACACCAAGCTCCGCGAATCTGTGATAGATCGAAAATGTTTTCCCGCCCTGAAGTGAAATTTGACCGAAGTTACAGTCAAGCAGCATCTCGACGGTTAACTCTTCAACCTTCGCTAAAGGGTGAGATTCACTCATCAGGAACCGGTAGTCTCGGTTCGCGATCTTCATGCGATACAAATTTTGCTCTGAGCTTGGTGGAGATGCAGTAGAGATGACAAAATGCACGTCACCGGTAATCAGGGCATCAAAATGCCTTTTAGGGATGGAATCAACATCAATGATCATGTTTGGCGCTTCTTGCCTTATCCGGGAGATAACACTTGGAAGCAGCATGATGACCTGAGGTACTAAGCCGAAGAAGCGAATCGTTCCTTTGCTCTTTTCGGGAACAAAAGACTGGCCGTGCATCAGCTTCTCCAGCCCGGTAAGTACTGTGTTTAAGTCTTGTTTAATTACCTCAGCTTTCGGGGTCAGCTCGTATCCATGAGCAGTTCTTACCAACAACTCATCGTCAAACAAACTTCTGAGCTTTTGTAAAGAACGACTGACGGATGGTTGGCTCATACCTAATAAAACCGCAGTATTGGAGACATGCTTTTCCTCAAGCAAACTCTTGAGAATAAACAACAAATTCAAATCCACCTGAGCTAAATTCACTTTTTAAATACTCACTATTCTTATAATTCTGTTGCTGCCTATAGCTTATCTGCTAACGTGTATGCAATCAATAATCATTCTTATTTGATTTAAATCAAATTCGTTTCATTTTTTCAGCTCATCTTTCTCTCTGTTTTCATGTTAATGCGTTTTCCAGTGAAGGTGACTGAATATGCAGACCTTTGGGAATCATCATGTTTGGTAAAACTTCTCTTCGTGTAGCAACAAGTACACTGCTGCTTGCCTTAGTACCTTTCGGAACCATGGCAAAAACCTACCAACACAGCATGGGTTCGGTAGAAATTAATGATGTACCGAAACGTGTGGTTGTACTTGGCTATGGCAGCCTTGATTACGTCGATGCTCTTGGGATCACACCAGTTGGTGTACCTAAAACACTACTCCCTACCACCTTGGAAAAATACAAAGGCGATTCTGTGATAAACACAGGCAGCGTAATAGAGGTGAGCTTTGAAACCTTGTTTACCTTGAAGCCGGATCTGATCATTGCAGAAGGCCGCATGGCAAACTCCTACAAAGATCTTAAAGATATCGCACCGACTTATATGTTCGAGATCGATACCAAAGACTACTGGAAGACCACACAAAACCACTGGCGCGTGCTTGGTGACATTTTCAACAAAGAAGAGCGCGCAGAGCAACTAATTGCCGACGTTCAGGCGCAAATAGAGCAACTTCATACAAAAGTGGCCGCTAATCCGCCTCGCGCTCTGACAGTTTCCAACAGCGGTAACAACCTAGCGATGTTCGGTCCCGATAGCCGCTTCTCGTTTGTGTATAACGAAGCTGGCTTTGCAACCTCATCCTCTGACAACGTGAAAGCAAAAGCTGGCAAACACGGTAACCTAATTTCGTTTGAATACATCGCAGACGCACAACCAGAAGTGTTACTGGTATTGGACCGCGAACAGGCAATCGGCCGCAGCAATGGCAAAGCTAAGGCGCTGTTTGATAACGAACTGATTAAATCAACACCGGCTGAAAAGAATAACCGCGTGATGTTTATTGACCCGGCCGCCTGGTACTTAACTGCTGGCGGTTATCAGTCAACTCAAACCATGATTAAAGAGCTAAACCAAGTCATTGTTAACTAAGCAAACCAGTTTAATCACCCTATAAAAGATGGCCTTTCCGCTAATAGCGTGAAAGGTCATTGTCATATCTATAACGTTGTTTCTTCACTATGAAATTACATCATATTTTGGCTTTCGTTTTGCTACTCATCCTTGCCGGCACATCGCTGTTGGTTGGTGTTGCAAACGTCTCTCTATCGCAAATTCTGGCTGGTGACAGCCATAGTCTGAACATTCTTCTGGTCAGTCGACTGCCCCGCTTGCTCGCCATTATACTGGCTGGTGCAGGCCTGAGCATCGCCGGGTTGATCATGCAGCAGATCGTGCAGAACCGGTTTGCAGCCCCGTCAACCACAGGTACCGTGGACTGGGCTATGTTCGGTTATATCATTGCTCTGATCTTCTTTTCCGATATGAGCAGCTGGGTTCACCTCATTACCATTTTCGCTTTTTCAGTGCTCGGTACGGTTATTTTCGTTCGCTTCCTGCAACGCCTGAAGTTTAAGAATACCGTCTTGGTGCCGCTGATCGGCATCATGTACGGCAACGTGGTCTCTTCTATGACGACCTTCGTTGCGTATAAATATGATTTAGTCCAGACGCTCGGCTCCTGGACAGTCGCCAACTTTGCTTCTGTTTTGCGCGGTAATTACGAGTTCTTATATCTGGCGCTGCCTGTATCCTTACTGGCTTACGCCTACGCCAACCGCTTCAGCGCGGCCAGTGTTGGTGAAAGCTTTGCCAAAAACATCGGGCTTAACTACCAGCGTATCGTATTAATTGGTGTCATTTTAGTCGCCGTCTTGTCATCGTCCGTTGTGATGATCGTCGGTATGATTCCTTTCTTAGGTCTTATCGTGCCGAATCTGGTGTCGATCTTCATTGGAGATAACATGCGCCGCAACCTGCCTTGGACTGCTTACGCCGGGGTCATTCTGGTACTGACCTGCGACATTGTAGGCCGTCTGATTATCTTCCCTTATGAAATTCCTATTTCGATGATCATCAGCATCTTAGGTGGTTCTGTTTTCATTTACCTGGTATTGAGAGACAAAGCGAATGCGTGATTCAATTAAAGTTATGCTACTCGCGGTTATCGCAGTACTTATTTGTGCCGTTTTCATCGGCAAAGGATTAACACCTGACAACTACCAGTTTTTCTTATCACGCCGCATTCCTAAAGTGCTGGCGATTGTGCTGGCTGCCATTGCGATTGCATCCTCGTCACTCATTTTCCAGACCATTACCAATAACCGGATCCTCACACCGTCTATTCTCGGTTTCGATTCACTGTACGTGATGATTCAGGTGATATTGGTGGTGATGTTTGGTGGCATGAGTGCATGGGTCATTAACAGCAAAATCAATTTTGCTCTTTCCACCAGCATCATGATCGTGTGTGCGATGACCCTGTTCACCTTCTATTTCAGAGGCCGTCAACGCAACATCTTCACTCTGTTACTGATCGGTATTGTACTCAGCAGTTTGTTCAGCAGTATCACCGGCTTTTTCACTATGGTGACGGACCCGGACGAGTTTAACTTCATTCAGGGTTCTATGTTCGCCAGTTTTAATAACATCAACAGTGAACTGGTTTACTGGTGTGTTGTTCCGATGCTGCTGTGTGGCGCTTATTTAATGCGTATCTCACATAAGTTAGATGTCATGTGGTTAGGCGCAGACAACGCCAAGAGCTTAGGTGTAGACACCCATAAACTGACGATGCAGGTAATGTTTATCATCACGCTGATGGTGTCCATTTCCACCGCTCTGATTGGTCCAATCTTGTTTTTTGGTTTAATTGTCGTGGCGCTAACTCGCCAGGTTTTTACTGGCTACCAGCATCGACTGCTAATTATCGCCAGTTCCGTTTTGTCGGTAGTGCTGTTGTCCGGCGGCCAGTGGGTGGTCGAAAACATGTTCGATTTCAATACCACCATCAGCGTTATTATCAACTTTATTGGCGGCGGTTACTTCTTAGTGCTGCTTATGAAAAATAAATTCGATTAAAGGTTTATCACATGATCCGTATTCAAGGTTTAAGCAAAAAATACAACGACAAATACGTGGTAAAAAATGCTGATGCCCTTTTTCCATTAGGTAAAGTGACCAGCATTATTGGCCCGAATGGGGCAGGCAAAAGTACGCTATTGTCCATGGCGAGTCGCCTGACCGAAAGCGATGCCGGAACGGTCGTCATCGGAGATAAACCACTTGATCAGTGGAACACAGAAGACCTCGCTAAACGCCTTTCCGTTTTGCGTCAATCCAACAACATCAACATGCGTTTCACTGTGCGTGATTTGGTGGCATTTGGGCGTTTCCCTTACTCTCAGGGACGTTTAACCGCAGAAGATAACCGCATTATCGAAGAGTCGATGCAGCACCTGGAGATAGACCATTTGCAGGATCGCTTTATTGACCAACTTTCTGGCGGTCAGCGTCAAATGGCGTTCATCGCCATGGTGGTCGCACAGGACACCGATTATATTTTTCTTGATGAGCCATTGAATAACCTAGATATCAAGCACTCCGTCGATATCATGAGCACACTGCACAAACTGGCTCAGCTAAAAAACAAAGCGGTGGTGATCGTCATTCACGACATTAACTTTGCTTCCTGCTACTCAGACCATATCGTCGCAATGAAAATGGGTGAAGTCATTAAGGCTGGCAACGTAGGCGAAGTCATTGATGAAGCGGTATTAAGCGACATTTATGAAATTCCGTTTATCGTCCAGGAAATCGATGGCAATCGTATTTCTTTATACTACCGACGTTAAAGCCCACAAATCCTATACAGAGTGGTATTCGCGTAAGCGGTATTTCGTTAGTATTTCTGACTGAACAGCTAATTGAAATACAAATAAAAGATAAAAGGCAAGCAATGACAATTGAACGAATTGAATCCACAGAGCGCATGAGCCGTATTGTTAAACACAACGGTACTATTTATCTTTGTGGTCAGACAGCAGGTGATGCTGCGTGGGATATTACCGAGCAGACGCAACGCTGTCTGGACAAGATTGATGCGTTACTGGAAAAAGCGGGTAGCCATCGAGACAAGCTGCTGTCCGTTACTATTTACCTTCGGGATATGAAAGACTTCGCTGAAATGAACAAAGTGTGGGACGCTTGGGTCGCTGATGGCGAAAAACCTGCACGAGCGTGTGTTGAAGCCCGCATGGCAAGAGACGTAATTCTGGTTGAAATGTCGGTAACTGCAGCGCAATAGTCTGCGAAAGCTCAGTAATAAGAACCCATAAGACTCTGAAACGCCACCTTCCCTGAGGTGGCGTTTTGTTTTTCTTCACCTACTTTAAAACGCTGGGTAATTCTACTTTGTCGGGGTGAATGTTTGCTTTAACTCATCAAACAACCACTGAAATACCGGCCCGTTAATTCTGCCTTTTTTAAACACCAGATCGACGGGCGCATTCCAGGGCTTATGATCGAAGGCCACTTTAATTTTATGCAGTTCTCCAGAATCGATTAAGTCATTGACCAAAAATGACGGTAAATAAGCCCAGCCAACCTGCTGCTTAACGAGTTCTAACGCACTGTAGTGACTAGAGCTCCACCATACCTTCGGCGCAATACTGATTAAAGCCTGCGACTCTGTTTTTGCTTTCCCGCGAATCGCGATCTGGCGGAACGGCGCTAAAT contains these protein-coding regions:
- a CDS encoding ATP-binding cassette domain-containing protein; the protein is MIRIQGLSKKYNDKYVVKNADALFPLGKVTSIIGPNGAGKSTLLSMASRLTESDAGTVVIGDKPLDQWNTEDLAKRLSVLRQSNNINMRFTVRDLVAFGRFPYSQGRLTAEDNRIIEESMQHLEIDHLQDRFIDQLSGGQRQMAFIAMVVAQDTDYIFLDEPLNNLDIKHSVDIMSTLHKLAQLKNKAVVIVIHDINFASCYSDHIVAMKMGEVIKAGNVGEVIDEAVLSDIYEIPFIVQEIDGNRISLYYRR
- a CDS encoding siderophore ABC transporter substrate-binding protein, producing MFGKTSLRVATSTLLLALVPFGTMAKTYQHSMGSVEINDVPKRVVVLGYGSLDYVDALGITPVGVPKTLLPTTLEKYKGDSVINTGSVIEVSFETLFTLKPDLIIAEGRMANSYKDLKDIAPTYMFEIDTKDYWKTTQNHWRVLGDIFNKEERAEQLIADVQAQIEQLHTKVAANPPRALTVSNSGNNLAMFGPDSRFSFVYNEAGFATSSSDNVKAKAGKHGNLISFEYIADAQPEVLLVLDREQAIGRSNGKAKALFDNELIKSTPAEKNNRVMFIDPAAWYLTAGGYQSTQTMIKELNQVIVN
- a CDS encoding LysR family transcriptional regulator; protein product: MNLAQVDLNLLFILKSLLEEKHVSNTAVLLGMSQPSVSRSLQKLRSLFDDELLVRTAHGYELTPKAEVIKQDLNTVLTGLEKLMHGQSFVPEKSKGTIRFFGLVPQVIMLLPSVISRIRQEAPNMIIDVDSIPKRHFDALITGDVHFVISTASPPSSEQNLYRMKIANRDYRFLMSESHPLAKVEELTVEMLLDCNFGQISLQGGKTFSIYHRFAELGVVDRNRPLSIPLQLSTFNAAPPIAEQTDVIFHLPTPFAEGACHGRKLVTKKVPKEIRLSSESVYLYWHKRYHNDPMCNWVKSLFKEIYGFEESE
- a CDS encoding RidA family protein; protein product: MTIERIESTERMSRIVKHNGTIYLCGQTAGDAAWDITEQTQRCLDKIDALLEKAGSHRDKLLSVTIYLRDMKDFAEMNKVWDAWVADGEKPARACVEARMARDVILVEMSVTAAQ
- a CDS encoding iron chelate uptake ABC transporter family permease subunit, which encodes MKLHHILAFVLLLILAGTSLLVGVANVSLSQILAGDSHSLNILLVSRLPRLLAIILAGAGLSIAGLIMQQIVQNRFAAPSTTGTVDWAMFGYIIALIFFSDMSSWVHLITIFAFSVLGTVIFVRFLQRLKFKNTVLVPLIGIMYGNVVSSMTTFVAYKYDLVQTLGSWTVANFASVLRGNYEFLYLALPVSLLAYAYANRFSAASVGESFAKNIGLNYQRIVLIGVILVAVLSSSVVMIVGMIPFLGLIVPNLVSIFIGDNMRRNLPWTAYAGVILVLTCDIVGRLIIFPYEIPISMIISILGGSVFIYLVLRDKANA
- a CDS encoding iron chelate uptake ABC transporter family permease subunit, which gives rise to MRDSIKVMLLAVIAVLICAVFIGKGLTPDNYQFFLSRRIPKVLAIVLAAIAIASSSLIFQTITNNRILTPSILGFDSLYVMIQVILVVMFGGMSAWVINSKINFALSTSIMIVCAMTLFTFYFRGRQRNIFTLLLIGIVLSSLFSSITGFFTMVTDPDEFNFIQGSMFASFNNINSELVYWCVVPMLLCGAYLMRISHKLDVMWLGADNAKSLGVDTHKLTMQVMFIITLMVSISTALIGPILFFGLIVVALTRQVFTGYQHRLLIIASSVLSVVLLSGGQWVVENMFDFNTTISVIINFIGGGYFLVLLMKNKFD